The sequence ATCAGCCTTATATTTAAGTAACAGTTCAATTAATTCTTTATTTCCAAATTTTACAGCCCAAAATAAAGGTGTGGAACCTGTATCATCTGCAATATTAGGATCAGCATTTTTCTTCAGTAAATCTTCAGTCAGCTTTCTATTGTATTTTACGGAAAGACCTGCCAGGGCTGTTCCCTCTTTGCTTTTATAGTTTACATCCTTTACATGGTGTATTAAAAATTCAGCCACTTCTACATTTCCTCTGTAGCAAGCCAGAATAAGAGGGGAAAAACCATTTTCATTGGTTTGATTGATGACATCAGGATTCTGTTTCATTAGGTCTTTTACTTCCGCTACGGTTCCGCTTCTGGCAATATCAAATA is a genomic window of Chryseobacterium nakagawai containing:
- a CDS encoding ankyrin repeat domain-containing protein, which translates into the protein MRSLIITISLFLGSLLLAQEKAKSIFDIARSGTVAEVKDLMKQNPDVINQTNENGFSPLILACYRGNVEVAEFLIHHVKDVNYKSKEGTALAGLSVKYNRKLTEDLLKKNADPNIADDTGSTPLFWAVKFGNKELIELLLKYKADKSIKDSMGMTPFEYALQTHKEEIINILKK